The Drosophila innubila isolate TH190305 chromosome 3R unlocalized genomic scaffold, UK_Dinn_1.0 2_E_3R, whole genome shotgun sequence genome has a segment encoding these proteins:
- the LOC117791081 gene encoding 5'-3' exoribonuclease 2 homolog → MGVPAFFRWLSKKYPCVIIECNENKQVDPETGKNIYEDATLPNPNGIEFDNLYLDMNGIIHPCTHPEDKPAPKNEEEMMVAIFECIDRLFGIVRPRKVLYMAIDGVAPRAKMNQQRSRRFRAAKETIEKRLEVERIRDELLARGCKLPPPKEKGEHFDSNCITPGTPFMDRLSKCLHYYVHDRLNNNPAWKGIKVILSDANVPGEGEHKIMDYIRKQRAQPDHDPNTHHVLCGADADLIMLGLATHEPNFTIIREEFLPNKPRPCDVCNQFGHEMDKCVGLGAVGPSSSNFAPDVPIGAEVKFIFVRLSVLREYLKKTLEMPNLPFAYDFERALDDWVFMCFFVGNDFLPHLPSLEIREGAVDRLVELYKKCVYKTKGYLTDSGDVNLDRVQLIMTDLGNVEDQIFKDRQRREQQYKARQKRDNNSYKGMEQSVFGPTAVGPNSAKGKITNYKQEAAALRLGSGEGGVKRSSSEANLDDEEENNDEVRLWEEGFKSRYYESKFDVAPENLQFRYAVALQYVRGLCWVLKYYYQGCASWNWYFPYHYAPFASDFVNIQGLSTSFEKGTKPFNPLEQLMGVFPAASSSHVPEPWAELMSNPHSTIIDFYPEDFKIDLNGKKFAWQGVALLPFVDEKRLFKALIPLHSHLTDEEVKRNKRGENNLYISKLSSHFKSVQNLYKKADSSQNEDCPISFDGMTGTISASELNTILNGHLKSPIPSLPDIVENTTITAVFKDPQYDEDYIFLAKRLPKAVDPPQVIQSDNNKNGPVIGFGNHQQRAYLPPGAQRLVSSSMRRNDNGQGYSYQNNGGNAMNYNYHQSQGYHSNQNYHRPYNQRNQDSNYQQRNNYNGPRHQNYRQGNHRGNNNQHSNYRRF, encoded by the exons CAAGTAGATCCGGAAacaggcaaaaatatttacgaaGATGCGACTTTACCAAATCCCAATGGCATCGAATTTGACAACTTATATCTCGATATGAATGGCATTATACATCCTTGTACACACCCTGAAGACAAGCCAGCCCccaaaaatgaagaagaaatgATGGTTGCCATATTTGAATGCATTGACCGACTTTTCGGTATTGTGCGGCCCAGAAAAGTATTGTATATGGCCATTGATGGAGTTGCGCCAAGAGCCAAAATGAATCAACAACGATCAAGACGATTCCGCGCTGCTAAggaaacaattgaaaaacgGCTGGAAGTTGAGAGAATTCGAGATGAGCTCTTAGCACGAG gctGCAAACTGCCACCGCCAAAGGAGAAAGGGGAACATTTTGACTCAAATTGTATAACTCCGGGAACTCCGTTTATGGACAGATTGAGTAAATGCTTACATTATTATGTACACGACCGCCTTAATAATAATCCAGCATGGAAGGGAATCAAAGTAATTCTATCTGATGCCAATGTACCAGGCGAAGGAGAGCACAAAATCATGGATTATATACGCAAACAACGCGCACAGCCTGACCATGATCCTAACACCCATCATGTTCTTTGCGGAGCTGATGCTGATTTGATAATGTTGGGGTTGGCGACTCACGAACCTAACTTTACTATAATTCGCGAAGAGTTCCTTCCGAATAAGCCACGTCCCTGTGACGTCTGTAATCAGTTTGGACACGAAATGGACAAATGTGTTGGACTCGGCGCAGTTGGTCCAAGTAGTAGTAATTTTGCTCCCGATGTCCCGATTGGAGCAGAAGTTAAGTTTATATTTGTCCGGTTAAGCGTTTTGAGGGAGTATCTTAAAAAAACGCTGGAAATGCCTAATCTACCGTTCGCATATGATTTTGAGAGAGCTTTAGATGATTGGGTTTTTATGTGTTTCTTTGTGGGAAACGATTTTTTACCTCATCTGCCCAGTTTGGAAATCCGAGAGGGCGCCGTAGATCGATTGGTCgagttatataaaaaatgtgtttataaaACTAAAGGATACTTAACGGATTCCGGGGACGTTAATTTGGACAGGGTTCAATTGATCATGACAGATTTGGGGAATGTAGAAGACCAAATATTCAAGGATAGACAAAGAAGGGAGCAGCAGTATAAGGCGAGACAGAAAAGGGACAATAATAGCTATAAGGGTATGGAACAATCTGTTTTCGGCCCGACGGCTGTTGGACCAAATAGTGCTAAGGGCAAAATAACTAACTATAAACAAGAAGCGGCTGCCTTAAGACTTGGATCAGGGGAAGGTGGAGTTAAACGTTCTAGTTCAGAAGCCAATTTAGATGATGAAGAAGAGAATAACGATGAAGTGCGACTTTGGGAGGAAGGTTTTAAGTCCCGATACTACGAATCTAAATTTGACGTAGCTCCAGAAAATCTACAATTTCGTTATGCTGTTGCACTTCAATATGTTAGGGGACTCTGTTGGGTTCTAAAATATTACTATCAAGGCTGTGCATCTTGGAACTGGTACTTTCCTTACCACTATGCACCATTTGCATCTGATTTCGTAAATATTCAAGGACTTTCGACGTCATTCGAGAAAGGAACAAAACCG tttaatCCACTGGAGCAATTGATGGGAGTATTCCCAGCAGCTAGTAGCTCACATGTGCCTGAACCATGGGCAGAGTTAATGTCCAATCCT CACTCAactataattgatttttatccAGAAGACTTTAAGATCGACCTCAATGGtaaaaagtttgcttggcaaGGTGTTGCTCTGTTGCCATTTGTTGATGAGAAAAGGCTATTCAAGGCGCTTATACCTCTTCATAGCCATTTAACAGATGAAGAAg tCAAGCGTAACAAAAGAGGGGAAAATAATCTTTACATTAGTAAATTAAGTTCTCATTTCAAGTCTGTTCAAAACCTATACAAAAAAGCTGACAGCTCGCAAAATGAAGACTGCCCCATATCATTCGATGGAATGACTGGAACTATTTCGGCATCTGAACTCAACACCATCTTAAATGG TCACTTGAAGTCACCAATACCAAGTCTCCCTGATATTGTTGAGAATACCACTATAACAGCTGTTTTTAAGGACCCTCAGTATGATGAGGACTACATTTTCTTGGCTAAGAGGCTTCCCAAAGCTGTGGATCCTCCTCAAGTTATACAATCggacaataataaaaatggacCTGTTATCG GATTCGGAAATCATCAGCAGAGAGCTTATCTCCCACCTGGAGCTCAACGATTAGTTTCCTCCAGCATGCGAAGAAATGATAATGGACAAGGTTATTCATATCAAAATAATGGGGGAAACGCTATGAACTACAACTATCATCAATCGCAAG gCTACCATTCTAATCAAAATTATCACAGACCATACAATCAAAGAAACCAGGATTCCAATTATCAACAGAGGAACAATTATAATGGGCCCAGGCATCAAAACTACCGACAAGGAAACCATAGGGGAAATAATAATCAGCATTCAAATTATAGAAGATTTTAA